The Terriglobus tenax genome contains a region encoding:
- a CDS encoding alpha/beta hydrolase, with protein MRLTLPIALGLLTSTLAAPAQAPQTDLQHPPVTTEFIALPETATPVVPIEHKNIPYLHASGTDLQLDVYEQPGGKPAPVIVYFHGGAWWKNARPQSAASFHSLLSMGFSLVMVEYRLTGVAPAPAAIQDARCALSWVKKNAATYHFDTSEVIAFGTSSGGHQALMAGMLPASNNIELPECAGQPRVAAILDFYGISDVAELLHDGFTLQKSASRWIGDGPNAAALAKQMSPLNYIRAGLPPTFIVHGDSDPVVPYTQSQRLLTALRQQQVPVTLFTVPGGQHGKFTQEQSLQIGDALRSFLKANHLLPSR; from the coding sequence ATGCGTCTCACTCTGCCCATCGCTCTTGGGCTTCTCACCTCAACTCTCGCCGCACCGGCGCAGGCGCCGCAGACTGATCTGCAGCACCCGCCGGTGACGACGGAGTTCATCGCTTTGCCTGAAACAGCCACGCCCGTCGTCCCAATCGAGCACAAAAACATTCCCTACCTGCATGCCAGTGGCACCGATCTGCAGTTGGATGTCTATGAGCAGCCCGGGGGCAAGCCGGCTCCAGTCATCGTCTACTTCCACGGCGGGGCATGGTGGAAGAACGCACGTCCCCAGTCCGCCGCGAGCTTTCATTCTCTGCTCTCCATGGGCTTCTCGCTCGTCATGGTGGAGTATCGCCTGACCGGTGTCGCCCCCGCTCCCGCAGCCATACAGGATGCACGTTGCGCACTCTCCTGGGTGAAGAAGAATGCGGCAACCTATCACTTCGATACCAGCGAAGTGATTGCCTTCGGCACATCCTCTGGCGGCCATCAGGCATTGATGGCCGGCATGCTTCCTGCCTCAAACAATATCGAGCTGCCGGAATGTGCCGGTCAGCCACGCGTTGCTGCCATTCTTGATTTCTATGGAATCAGCGATGTCGCTGAACTTCTGCACGATGGATTCACACTGCAGAAGAGTGCTTCCCGGTGGATCGGGGATGGGCCCAATGCCGCCGCGCTGGCCAAGCAGATGTCGCCGCTCAACTACATTCGCGCAGGCCTGCCGCCTACTTTCATCGTGCATGGAGACAGTGATCCTGTTGTTCCCTACACACAGTCACAGCGCCTGCTCACGGCACTCCGGCAACAGCAGGTGCCTGTCACACTGTTCACGGTTCCAGGAGGACAGCACGGCAAATTCACCCAGGAACAATCGCTCCAGATCGGCGATGCATTGCGCAGTTTCCTCAAGGCGAATCACCTGCTGCCGTCGCGTTAG
- a CDS encoding TonB-dependent receptor, whose product MDHGRAPVLVYGEVTDPSGAAVAGAPVELGCGTEHVSAATDKAGHYSLRVAPGEWTVQIHAAGFGEVSRGLNVAAGNDLQVDFPLQVVSDKTQVEVHAGAEGYVSSDSDLGTHTNTSIMEIPQAVYVVPQAVLRDQQVVRLTDATRNVSGVSFANDSGGRNENIVMRGYTSGILFKDGFRNDGQSTRTYAEMSNVERVEILKGPSSTVFGRLDPSGVVNLVTRQPLPAPQMSVQMQGGSFQFLRPTVDITGPLTRSGRLLGRMIGSGQDSKSFRDFNVQHRLFLSPTLTWTPTKSTSVRFYSEFLGGSGMSDRGLIALGTRPANLPISRYLADPALQYPFREGKAGVSVDQALRHGFTFRSYERSSTGYALYNARIANSLNADGVSVRLNDITSDQYFQSHYWINEVTGRVRSGWLEHTLLAGAELNYEIFDTKTLRPTSANAARQNLNIYNPNYAALPVRALVLNRVDQSRNGFGGGYVQDQIRLSRKLTFTAGIRYDIAKMKTVGYLSTVSSSGRNTAWSPRLGLSYRPVDSLAFYATWSRSFQPQSGLDAGGNPFSPERGKLLEAGMKYDAFGHRSSGTVSIYQIDKQNVLTTDPNNTAYQIQVGAQRSRGIEWNQTTRVAGGWNLINGYAFNQAIVSKDTVYVVGTGLIAAPRHTGNVWLQYQPKIAWARRSSWGAGVFGASRSQGQLRTQAAPNTYFLLPGYARFDMGASYEFAQRGAWSYRFAVNANNVLDRRYFTGSGGRFAVYPGAPRNLVFSVQLLRSGERQ is encoded by the coding sequence GTGGACCATGGGCGGGCTCCGGTGCTGGTGTATGGAGAGGTGACCGATCCATCGGGCGCGGCCGTTGCGGGAGCCCCGGTCGAGTTGGGATGCGGAACGGAGCATGTTTCTGCTGCGACGGACAAGGCGGGACACTACAGCCTGCGCGTTGCTCCTGGAGAGTGGACGGTGCAGATTCATGCGGCAGGATTTGGCGAGGTGAGCCGCGGATTGAATGTGGCTGCCGGCAACGATCTGCAGGTGGACTTCCCGTTGCAGGTGGTCTCGGACAAGACACAGGTAGAAGTGCATGCAGGCGCGGAAGGCTATGTGTCGTCGGACTCTGACCTGGGGACGCATACCAATACTTCAATCATGGAGATTCCGCAGGCGGTGTACGTGGTGCCACAGGCGGTGCTGCGCGATCAGCAAGTGGTGCGGTTGACGGATGCAACGCGCAATGTAAGCGGAGTATCGTTTGCGAACGATTCGGGTGGGCGCAACGAGAACATCGTGATGCGCGGCTATACCAGCGGCATCCTGTTCAAAGACGGCTTCCGCAACGACGGGCAAAGCACACGCACGTATGCGGAGATGTCGAACGTGGAGCGTGTTGAGATTCTCAAGGGGCCTTCGTCAACGGTCTTCGGCAGGCTTGATCCTTCGGGTGTTGTGAACCTTGTAACCAGGCAGCCGCTGCCTGCGCCGCAGATGAGCGTGCAGATGCAGGGGGGATCGTTCCAGTTTCTGCGGCCGACAGTGGATATTACAGGTCCGCTGACGCGCAGTGGAAGGCTGCTGGGCCGCATGATTGGTTCCGGACAGGACAGCAAGAGCTTCCGGGACTTCAATGTGCAGCATCGTTTGTTCCTGTCACCTACGCTGACGTGGACTCCAACGAAGTCGACCAGCGTTCGTTTTTACTCGGAGTTTCTTGGCGGATCGGGCATGAGCGATCGCGGCTTGATCGCGCTGGGGACCCGCCCTGCGAATCTGCCAATCTCACGTTACCTGGCGGACCCTGCGTTGCAGTATCCGTTCCGGGAAGGGAAGGCCGGTGTGAGCGTAGACCAGGCGCTGAGGCACGGGTTTACCTTCCGCAGCTATGAGCGGTCATCGACTGGATATGCGCTGTACAACGCTCGCATTGCAAACTCGCTGAACGCAGACGGCGTGAGCGTGCGTTTGAATGACATTACGTCGGACCAGTACTTCCAGTCGCATTACTGGATCAACGAGGTGACGGGCCGTGTGCGGAGCGGATGGCTGGAGCATACGTTGCTGGCGGGAGCGGAGCTGAACTACGAGATCTTCGACACGAAGACGCTGCGGCCTACCTCCGCCAATGCCGCGCGGCAGAACCTGAATATCTACAACCCGAACTATGCCGCGCTACCGGTACGCGCCCTGGTGTTGAACCGGGTTGACCAGTCGCGCAACGGCTTTGGCGGCGGCTATGTGCAGGACCAGATCCGCCTGAGCCGCAAGCTGACCTTCACGGCGGGCATACGGTATGACATTGCAAAGATGAAGACGGTGGGCTACCTGTCGACGGTCAGCTCGTCGGGAAGAAATACTGCGTGGTCGCCACGGCTGGGATTGAGCTATCGCCCGGTGGATTCGCTGGCTTTCTATGCAACCTGGAGCCGTTCATTCCAGCCGCAGTCGGGGCTGGATGCCGGTGGCAACCCGTTTTCGCCGGAGCGCGGCAAGCTGCTGGAAGCTGGTATGAAGTATGACGCCTTTGGTCATCGGAGTTCGGGGACGGTGTCGATCTACCAGATTGACAAGCAGAATGTGCTGACCACGGACCCGAACAACACGGCATACCAGATCCAGGTGGGAGCGCAGCGGAGTCGCGGTATTGAGTGGAACCAGACGACTCGCGTTGCGGGAGGATGGAACCTGATCAATGGCTATGCCTTCAACCAGGCAATAGTGTCGAAGGACACCGTGTACGTGGTGGGTACGGGACTGATTGCAGCACCCCGGCATACGGGCAATGTGTGGCTGCAATACCAGCCGAAGATAGCCTGGGCGCGGCGCAGTTCGTGGGGTGCAGGTGTATTTGGCGCGAGCAGGTCGCAGGGCCAGCTGCGCACGCAGGCCGCTCCGAATACGTATTTTCTGCTGCCGGGGTATGCCCGTTTCGACATGGGCGCTTCGTATGAGTTCGCGCAGCGTGGCGCGTGGAGCTACCGCTTTGCTGTAAATGCCAACAATGTGCTGGACCGGCGTTACTTCACAGGATCTGGCGGGCGCTTTGCCGTTTACCCCGGCGCGCCGCGCAATCTTGTTTTCTCAGTCCAATTGCTTCGTTCCGGAGAGCGGCAATGA
- a CDS encoding TolC family protein: MKILACLVFFLPLSAVTQTSVGIASVPSAPAVPPPAPLQVPARIGITQEVDLALPDAIRAVLENNRDVEVSRISRQKATLGLRAAKGYFDPVFGGSAYKLRTVSPVSSSLGGATNGKLSQKELYADPQISGNSPWFGTTYKLDFASSKQQSSSTYNTLNPTYPTSATLNLVQPLWGGLRFDQNRERLAVARKNIGQTQEQFRQKLIEITTQAIRAYWELDYARRNLDVQIEAVHLAEQQDASNRRQVEQGMQAPVDVIQTQTQISTYQQNVFNALQQLTRAENTLKALMLPDRTDPLWSAALRTSVEVDRSRVLPELQEALHQALAERPDLAAGLLGIQVSELDARLAREQARPQINLTAQLGSQGLAGQVASQAADPFGSLFSPFIDRINVLSATAGLPPLSLGGTGSGSSSVPAVFNGGYGQSLSNLRAGSFPTVKVGLQVSIPIRNRTARAQAGIAEANKRQTMTQQQQLEMTVESDVRNSLQQLANSRMLLSAAQRARQLAEDQFASEQRQFKAGTSSVFLVLQRQNELINARLREIRATADSGEAEADFDRATANTLKRQNIEIETTVPRVP, translated from the coding sequence GTGAAGATTCTGGCCTGTCTTGTATTTTTCCTTCCTCTGTCGGCTGTGACGCAAACCTCCGTGGGGATTGCCTCCGTTCCGTCTGCTCCTGCGGTGCCGCCACCGGCGCCATTGCAGGTGCCAGCCCGTATTGGCATTACGCAGGAGGTGGACCTTGCCTTACCCGATGCGATTCGTGCTGTGCTGGAGAACAACCGCGATGTCGAGGTTTCGCGGATTTCGCGGCAGAAAGCGACGCTGGGCCTGCGCGCGGCCAAGGGATACTTTGACCCGGTGTTTGGCGGCAGCGCTTACAAGCTGCGGACAGTTTCTCCGGTTTCGTCATCACTGGGCGGAGCCACCAACGGAAAGCTTTCGCAGAAAGAGCTGTATGCCGATCCTCAGATCAGTGGGAACTCTCCCTGGTTTGGAACGACCTACAAACTGGACTTTGCGTCTTCGAAACAGCAGAGCAGCAGTACGTACAACACGCTGAACCCAACGTATCCCACGTCGGCCACATTGAATCTTGTACAGCCGCTTTGGGGAGGATTGCGCTTTGACCAGAACAGGGAACGGCTGGCTGTTGCACGCAAGAATATTGGGCAGACGCAGGAGCAGTTCCGGCAGAAGCTGATTGAGATTACGACGCAGGCGATTCGCGCTTACTGGGAGCTGGACTACGCTCGCCGCAACCTGGATGTGCAGATTGAAGCCGTGCACCTGGCAGAGCAGCAGGATGCCAGCAATCGCCGGCAGGTGGAACAAGGCATGCAGGCCCCGGTCGATGTGATCCAGACGCAGACGCAGATTTCTACGTACCAGCAGAATGTCTTCAATGCGCTGCAGCAGCTTACACGGGCGGAGAACACGCTGAAGGCGCTGATGTTGCCAGATCGAACGGATCCGCTGTGGAGTGCTGCGCTTCGTACCTCGGTTGAGGTGGATCGTTCGCGTGTGTTACCAGAGCTGCAGGAGGCATTGCACCAGGCGCTTGCGGAGAGGCCGGATCTTGCGGCAGGTTTGCTCGGTATCCAGGTGAGTGAGTTGGATGCCCGGCTTGCGCGGGAACAGGCGCGGCCGCAGATCAATTTGACGGCCCAGCTTGGCAGCCAGGGACTTGCGGGACAGGTTGCTTCGCAAGCCGCGGATCCGTTCGGTTCGTTGTTCAGCCCCTTCATCGATCGCATCAATGTTCTTTCCGCGACAGCCGGACTACCCCCTTTGTCGCTGGGAGGCACGGGCTCAGGAAGCAGCTCGGTGCCCGCAGTGTTCAATGGCGGATATGGCCAGTCGCTTTCCAACCTTCGTGCGGGATCGTTTCCAACCGTGAAGGTCGGTCTGCAGGTTTCCATTCCTATTCGCAATCGAACAGCGCGGGCCCAGGCTGGTATTGCGGAGGCCAACAAGCGGCAGACCATGACGCAGCAGCAACAGCTTGAGATGACCGTTGAAAGTGATGTGCGGAACAGTCTGCAACAATTGGCGAACTCACGGATGCTCCTGTCCGCGGCACAACGGGCACGCCAATTGGCAGAAGATCAGTTTGCCAGCGAGCAGCGTCAGTTCAAGGCTGGGACATCCTCCGTGTTCCTGGTGCTGCAACGGCAAAACGAGTTGATCAACGCAAGGCTTCGAGAGATTCGAGCGACAGCGGACAGCGGAGAAGCCGAGGCAGACTTTGACCGTGCCACGGCGAACACGCTGAAGCGGCAGAATATCGAGATTGAAACGACGGTTCCGCGGGTTCCATGA
- a CDS encoding GDSL-type esterase/lipase family protein → MRSQLLVVLCLVSAHAMAQSPAPAVTDRTPPSASGVGEVQRMEEDVQHLAADVQRLKLRLPDWAAISWYAEENAKLAASTSTKPRVVFLGDSITHNWGQAKYSSYFQGEHKDFVPVNRGIGGQNVAQMLVRMQPDVIALKPAAMVIFAGTNDLPTFKVPDLLGFIEGNFQSIFDLAQAHHIRVIVCSVMPVNDVYRARTETRPPEKILQLNAWLKQQAKDRGMEYVDFYAAVTDGKDRLRKEITQDGLHPTAEGYVLMEPLVNQAIAKALAAR, encoded by the coding sequence ATGCGTTCTCAATTGCTCGTCGTCCTGTGTCTTGTTTCGGCCCATGCCATGGCGCAAAGCCCAGCCCCCGCGGTAACGGACCGCACGCCGCCTTCCGCCTCCGGTGTTGGCGAGGTGCAGCGCATGGAAGAGGACGTGCAGCATCTTGCAGCGGATGTGCAGCGTTTGAAACTGCGGTTGCCGGACTGGGCGGCTATCTCCTGGTATGCGGAGGAGAATGCGAAGCTGGCTGCGAGTACGTCCACCAAGCCGCGCGTTGTTTTTCTTGGCGATTCGATTACGCATAACTGGGGACAGGCGAAGTACAGCAGCTACTTCCAGGGGGAGCATAAGGATTTCGTGCCGGTGAACCGCGGTATCGGAGGCCAGAATGTCGCGCAGATGCTGGTGCGCATGCAGCCGGATGTGATTGCACTGAAGCCGGCTGCCATGGTGATCTTCGCCGGAACCAACGACCTGCCCACCTTCAAGGTCCCGGATCTGCTTGGCTTTATCGAAGGCAATTTTCAGAGCATCTTCGATCTTGCGCAGGCGCACCATATCCGTGTGATTGTCTGCTCGGTCATGCCGGTCAATGATGTTTACCGCGCTCGCACAGAGACGCGGCCGCCGGAGAAGATTCTGCAGTTGAATGCGTGGCTGAAGCAGCAGGCAAAGGATCGCGGCATGGAGTATGTGGATTTCTATGCTGCCGTGACGGATGGGAAAGACCGGCTGCGTAAGGAGATTACGCAGGATGGGCTCCACCCCACTGCCGAAGGCTATGTGTTGATGGAGCCGCTGGTGAACCAGGCAATTGCAAAGGCGCTTGCCGCCAGATAG
- a CDS encoding LacI family DNA-binding transcriptional regulator, producing MKRSSTSQKRPTTLADVARLAEVSTMTASRAVNESGYVSDEVRRRVMKAAAKLGYRPNMLARQLKGRKLNAIGILLPDIANPFSSELVSGIKQVCDEQGFTTFIATSDRSVDEEQASLQSFIDHRVDGLIVATRGTTMGDKVLQKIAQQKVPLVNIGRPINSPGIDSVTANHYQGAFDAVQHLVKAGHRRIGFLGIAAGEGSSLRRYQGYLAALEQAGIKPSSDYTAGPPESLAFSTQKDGYEAFLQLAGLRRPPTAYFARNDFTALGAMHAARTLGLRIPHDIAIAGFDNIPLAAFAAPPLTTVEQPIHAQGEQAARFLLERIEQPDLPARNAMMACRLIVRESSVLLP from the coding sequence ATGAAACGTTCGTCCACCTCGCAGAAACGTCCCACCACGCTTGCCGACGTCGCTCGCCTTGCTGAAGTCTCCACCATGACGGCGTCCCGTGCCGTCAACGAAAGTGGCTATGTCAGCGACGAGGTCCGCCGGCGCGTCATGAAAGCCGCCGCCAAGCTCGGCTACCGCCCCAACATGCTGGCACGCCAGCTCAAGGGGCGAAAGCTGAACGCCATCGGCATCCTGCTACCCGACATTGCAAACCCGTTCTCGTCAGAACTGGTCAGCGGCATCAAGCAGGTATGCGACGAACAGGGTTTCACCACCTTCATCGCCACCAGTGACCGCTCCGTGGATGAAGAGCAGGCAAGTCTTCAGTCCTTCATCGACCACCGTGTCGATGGCCTGATCGTGGCCACACGCGGCACCACCATGGGCGACAAGGTGCTGCAGAAGATCGCGCAACAGAAGGTTCCGCTGGTCAACATCGGAAGGCCCATCAACTCACCCGGCATCGACTCCGTCACAGCAAACCACTACCAGGGAGCCTTCGATGCAGTGCAGCACCTGGTCAAGGCAGGCCATCGCCGCATCGGATTTCTTGGCATCGCAGCCGGAGAGGGCTCTTCGCTGCGGCGTTATCAGGGCTACCTTGCCGCGCTTGAGCAGGCAGGCATCAAGCCTTCGTCTGACTACACCGCCGGCCCGCCGGAAAGTCTCGCCTTCTCCACCCAGAAGGACGGTTACGAAGCATTTCTTCAACTGGCAGGACTACGCCGGCCACCAACTGCTTACTTCGCAAGAAACGACTTCACCGCTCTCGGCGCCATGCATGCTGCCCGCACACTCGGCCTTCGTATTCCGCATGACATTGCTATCGCCGGCTTCGACAATATTCCTCTCGCTGCCTTTGCAGCCCCACCGCTCACCACCGTGGAGCAGCCCATCCATGCGCAGGGCGAGCAGGCCGCTCGCTTCCTTCTCGAACGGATCGAACAGCCGGACCTGCCTGCACGCAACGCCATGATGGCGTGTCGCCTCATCGTTCGCGAATCAAGCGTTCTTCTTCCATAG
- a CDS encoding PepSY-associated TM helix domain-containing protein gives MSLRKIFFWCHLTVGIGVGLVVAFLAVTGLLLSFQNEVIGYAERGYRLPQAAATTGCAAPSEMLVTAETVARRRATSLITFADRARPAEVAFGHERTVLLHPCTGALLSATGSSLRLFFWEVRDAHQAVTLQGVRHQTLRQIKNAANVGFVFLMVSGLVIWLPRKFTWQHTRPGLVPRWKAKGRAFNWSWHNVAGIWFVVPLLCIAASGAVLAYPWANALLYRAAGEVLPPRQERGEVREAEPLAVKQYGLLNAAMVTAQQVDPLWKSVEMRIPTSADKNIAFTVEEGKGGKPWERVRVQVKRKSGEVGKIDRYTDNTRARRWRLNARYLHTGELFGVIGKTIAALSMIALLALVWTGFALSLNRFRNWRKRKAAAHKKAPVQELQAAR, from the coding sequence ATGAGCCTTCGTAAGATCTTCTTTTGGTGCCACCTTACGGTGGGTATCGGTGTGGGTTTGGTGGTGGCATTTCTGGCCGTGACTGGTCTGCTGCTCAGCTTTCAGAATGAAGTAATTGGTTACGCGGAACGAGGCTACCGTTTGCCGCAGGCGGCTGCCACAACAGGATGCGCTGCGCCCTCCGAGATGCTGGTGACGGCGGAGACTGTCGCACGGCGCAGGGCGACATCGCTGATTACCTTTGCCGATCGCGCGCGGCCGGCGGAGGTTGCGTTTGGCCACGAGAGGACGGTGCTTCTGCACCCCTGCACGGGTGCGCTGCTTTCCGCTACGGGGAGTAGTCTTCGTCTCTTCTTCTGGGAGGTACGCGATGCTCACCAGGCGGTGACACTGCAGGGGGTGCGCCATCAGACGCTGCGCCAAATTAAGAACGCAGCGAATGTTGGCTTCGTTTTCCTGATGGTGAGTGGCCTGGTGATCTGGCTGCCGCGTAAGTTTACCTGGCAGCACACGCGCCCCGGGCTGGTGCCACGATGGAAGGCGAAGGGGCGCGCCTTCAACTGGAGCTGGCACAACGTTGCGGGCATCTGGTTTGTGGTGCCGCTGCTGTGCATTGCCGCCTCCGGTGCGGTGCTGGCCTATCCGTGGGCGAATGCCTTGTTGTACCGCGCCGCGGGAGAGGTTCTGCCGCCGCGGCAGGAGCGTGGTGAGGTACGCGAGGCCGAGCCGCTTGCAGTGAAGCAGTATGGGTTGCTGAATGCCGCGATGGTCACTGCCCAGCAGGTCGATCCCTTGTGGAAGAGCGTCGAGATGCGTATTCCCACATCAGCGGATAAGAACATTGCCTTCACAGTGGAAGAAGGAAAGGGCGGCAAGCCGTGGGAGCGCGTTCGCGTCCAGGTGAAACGCAAGAGTGGAGAGGTTGGGAAGATTGATCGGTACACGGACAACACCCGCGCACGCCGGTGGCGTTTGAATGCACGGTATCTGCATACGGGAGAGCTGTTCGGTGTAATAGGCAAGACGATTGCCGCACTCTCGATGATCGCCCTGCTGGCGCTGGTTTGGACGGGCTTTGCTTTATCCCTGAACCGCTTTCGCAACTGGCGCAAACGTAAGGCCGCCGCACACAAGAAGGCGCCTGTGCAGGAGTTGCAGGCAGCCCGATAG